The following proteins are co-located in the Pseudomonas fluorescens genome:
- the metG gene encoding methionine--tRNA ligase, whose protein sequence is MSEPRKILVTSALPYANGSIHLGHMLEYIQTDMWVRFQKHRGNQCIYVCADDAHGSAIMLRAEKEGITPEQLIANVQAEHSADFAEFLVDFDNFHSTHSDENRELSSQIYTRLRDAGHIATRSITQYFDPEKKMFLADRFIKGTCPKCGTEDQYGDNCEKCGATYAPTDLKNPRSAISGAIPVLKDSQHFFFKLPDFQQMLQTWTRSGTLQEAVANKIAEWLDAGLQQWDISRDAPYFGFEIPGEPGKYFYVWLDAPIGYMASFKNLCDRTPELDFDAFWAKDSTAELHHFIGKDIVNFHALFWPAMLEGSGYRKPTGIAVHGYLTVNGQKMSKSRGTFIKARTYLDHLSPEYLRYYYASKLGRGVDDLDLNLEDFVQKVNSDLVGKVVNIASRCAGFIHKGNAGLLVAENAAPELTEAFLAAAPSIADAYEARDFARAMREIMGLADRANAWIADKAPWSLNKQEGKQAEVQAICATGVNLFRQLVIFLKPVLPLLAADAEAFLNVAPLTWNDHATLLSNHQLNEFKPLMTRIDPVKVQAMTDASKEDLVASQTDTGEAAPAGNGELAKDPISAEIDFDAFAAVDLRVALIVKAEAVEGADKLLRLTLDLGGEQRNVFSGIKSAYPDPSKLDGRLTMMIANLKPRKMKFGISEGMVMAAGPGGEEIYLLSPDSGAKPGQRIK, encoded by the coding sequence ATGTCCGAGCCACGCAAGATCCTCGTCACCAGCGCCCTGCCCTATGCCAATGGTTCCATCCATCTTGGCCATATGCTTGAGTACATCCAGACCGATATGTGGGTGCGCTTCCAGAAGCATCGCGGCAATCAATGCATTTATGTCTGCGCGGACGACGCCCACGGATCGGCCATCATGTTGCGCGCCGAAAAGGAAGGGATCACCCCGGAACAACTGATCGCCAATGTGCAGGCTGAACACAGCGCCGACTTTGCCGAGTTCCTGGTGGATTTCGACAACTTCCATTCGACCCACTCCGACGAAAACCGCGAGCTGTCGAGCCAGATCTACACACGCTTGCGCGACGCCGGGCACATTGCCACGCGTTCGATCACGCAGTATTTCGACCCGGAAAAGAAAATGTTCCTGGCCGACCGCTTCATCAAGGGCACCTGCCCCAAATGCGGCACTGAAGACCAGTACGGCGACAACTGCGAGAAGTGTGGCGCCACCTACGCACCGACTGACCTGAAGAACCCGCGGTCGGCTATCTCCGGCGCCATCCCGGTGCTCAAGGATTCCCAGCACTTCTTCTTCAAGCTCCCGGATTTCCAGCAGATGCTGCAAACCTGGACCCGCAGCGGCACGCTGCAGGAGGCCGTGGCCAACAAGATCGCCGAATGGCTGGATGCCGGCCTGCAACAGTGGGACATTTCCCGCGATGCACCGTACTTCGGTTTCGAGATCCCGGGCGAGCCAGGCAAGTATTTCTACGTGTGGCTGGACGCGCCGATCGGCTACATGGCCAGTTTCAAGAACCTGTGCGACCGCACGCCGGAGCTGGACTTCGATGCCTTCTGGGCCAAGGACTCCACCGCCGAGCTGCACCACTTCATCGGCAAGGACATCGTCAACTTCCACGCCCTGTTCTGGCCGGCGATGCTTGAAGGCTCGGGCTACCGTAAACCGACCGGCATTGCCGTGCATGGCTACTTGACGGTCAACGGCCAGAAAATGTCCAAGTCCCGTGGCACCTTTATCAAGGCGCGCACGTACCTGGACCACCTGTCGCCGGAATACCTGCGCTACTACTACGCATCCAAACTGGGCCGTGGCGTCGACGACCTGGACCTGAACCTGGAAGACTTCGTACAGAAGGTCAACTCGGACCTGGTCGGCAAAGTCGTCAACATCGCCAGCCGTTGCGCCGGGTTTATCCATAAGGGTAATGCCGGGCTGCTGGTGGCAGAAAACGCCGCACCGGAGCTGACCGAAGCGTTCCTGGCTGCCGCGCCAAGCATTGCCGACGCCTATGAAGCCCGCGACTTTGCGCGCGCCATGCGCGAGATCATGGGCCTGGCCGACCGTGCCAACGCCTGGATCGCCGACAAGGCGCCATGGTCGCTGAACAAGCAGGAAGGCAAGCAGGCGGAAGTCCAGGCGATCTGCGCCACAGGCGTCAACCTGTTCCGCCAGTTGGTGATCTTCCTCAAACCGGTGCTGCCGCTGCTGGCCGCCGATGCCGAGGCGTTCCTCAACGTTGCGCCACTGACCTGGAACGACCACGCCACCTTGCTCAGCAACCATCAGTTAAACGAGTTCAAGCCGTTGATGACGCGTATCGACCCAGTGAAAGTGCAGGCCATGACCGATGCTTCGAAAGAAGACCTGGTCGCCAGCCAGACCGACACCGGCGAAGCGGCACCGGCGGGCAATGGTGAATTGGCCAAGGACCCGATTTCCGCGGAAATCGACTTCGACGCCTTTGCCGCCGTGGACCTGCGTGTTGCGCTGATCGTCAAGGCCGAAGCCGTGGAAGGTGCCGACAAGCTGCTGCGCCTCACCCTCGACCTCGGTGGCGAGCAACGCAACGTGTTCTCCGGGATCAAAAGTGCTTATCCGGACCCGTCCAAGCTCGATGGTCGCCTGACCATGATGATCGCCAACCTCAAGCCACGGAAAATGAAGTTCGGCATTTCCGAAGGCATGGTGATGGCGGCTGGCCCTGGCGGCGAAGAAATCTACTTGCTGAGCCCGGACAGCGGCGCCAAGCCGGGTCAACGCATCAAGTAA
- the apbC gene encoding iron-sulfur cluster carrier protein ApbC codes for MSAVNRAAVEAVLRQYTDPYLNQDPVSAGCVRAIEVQGDQVSVQLQLGYAAGLFKSGWSQMLQMAIEGLDGVRSAKVDIQCVIAPHKAQAQIPGLANVKNVIAVASGKGGVGKSTTAANLALALAREGARVGILDADIYGPSQGVMFGIAEGTRPKVKDQKWFVPIESMGVEVMSMAFLTDDNTPMVWRGPMVSGALLQLVTQTAWGDLDYLVIDMPPGTGDIQLTLAQKVPVAGSVIVTTPQDLALLDAKKGVEMFRKVNIPVLGVVENMAVHICSNCGHAEHLFGEGGGEKLATQYGVELLASLPLAMEIRQQADGGKPTVAAEPDGPIAMIYQELARHVGARIVLQEAAAPAMPTITVSDD; via the coding sequence ATGAGCGCCGTCAATCGCGCAGCGGTGGAAGCCGTTCTTCGCCAATACACCGACCCCTATTTGAACCAGGACCCGGTCAGTGCCGGCTGTGTACGTGCCATTGAGGTCCAGGGCGACCAGGTTTCGGTTCAGTTGCAACTGGGCTATGCCGCAGGCCTGTTCAAGAGCGGCTGGTCGCAGATGCTGCAAATGGCCATCGAGGGCCTGGACGGCGTGCGTTCGGCCAAGGTCGACATTCAGTGCGTGATCGCCCCGCACAAGGCCCAGGCGCAGATCCCGGGCCTGGCCAACGTCAAGAACGTGATCGCCGTGGCGTCCGGCAAGGGTGGCGTGGGTAAGTCCACCACGGCGGCCAACCTGGCCCTGGCCCTGGCCCGTGAAGGCGCCCGCGTGGGGATTCTCGACGCCGACATCTATGGCCCGAGCCAAGGTGTGATGTTCGGCATCGCCGAAGGCACCCGACCGAAGGTCAAGGACCAGAAATGGTTCGTGCCGATTGAGTCGATGGGCGTGGAGGTCATGTCCATGGCCTTCCTGACCGATGACAACACGCCGATGGTCTGGCGCGGGCCGATGGTCTCCGGCGCGCTGCTGCAATTGGTCACCCAGACCGCCTGGGGCGACCTGGATTACCTGGTGATCGACATGCCGCCGGGCACCGGTGATATCCAATTGACCCTGGCGCAGAAAGTCCCGGTGGCCGGCTCGGTGATCGTGACCACCCCACAGGACCTGGCGTTGCTCGACGCGAAGAAAGGCGTGGAGATGTTCCGCAAGGTCAATATCCCGGTGCTGGGCGTCGTGGAAAACATGGCGGTGCATATCTGCTCCAACTGCGGGCATGCCGAGCACCTGTTTGGCGAAGGCGGCGGCGAGAAGCTGGCGACCCAGTATGGTGTCGAATTGCTCGCCTCGTTGCCGTTGGCGATGGAAATTCGTCAACAGGCCGATGGTGGCAAGCCCACCGTGGCGGCCGAACCCGATGGGCCAATCGCTATGATCTACCAGGAGCTGGCTCGTCACGTCGGCGCGCGGATCGTCCTGCAGGAAGCCGCGGCTCCGGCGATGCCGACCATCACGGTCAGCGACGACTGA
- the fdxA gene encoding ferredoxin FdxA: MTFVVTDNCIKCKYTDCVEVCPVDCFYEGPNFLVIHPDECIDCALCEPECPAVAIFSEDEVPAEMQEFIQLNVDLAEIWPNITERKDPMPDAAEWDGKKGKIAQLER, encoded by the coding sequence ATGACCTTCGTCGTTACCGACAACTGCATCAAGTGCAAGTACACCGACTGCGTCGAAGTGTGTCCGGTGGACTGCTTCTACGAAGGCCCGAATTTCCTGGTTATCCACCCGGATGAGTGCATCGACTGCGCCCTGTGTGAACCAGAATGCCCGGCCGTCGCTATTTTCTCCGAGGACGAAGTCCCGGCAGAGATGCAGGAATTCATTCAGTTGAACGTCGATCTGGCGGAAATCTGGCCGAATATTACTGAGCGTAAAGATCCGATGCCGGATGCAGCGGAGTGGGATGGCAAGAAAGGCAAGATTGCCCAACTCGAGCGCTAA
- the mutS gene encoding DNA mismatch repair protein MutS — protein sequence MSKNTSDLSSHTPMMQQYWRLKNQHPDQLMFYRMGDFYEIFYEDAKKAAKLLDITLTARGQSAGQSIPMCGIPYHSLEGYLVKLVKLGESVVICEQIGDPATSKGPVERQVVRIITPGTVSDEALLDERRDNLIAAVLGDERLFGLSVLDITSGNFSVLEIKGWENLLAELERINPVELLIPDDWPKDLPAEKRRGTKRRAPWDFERDSALKSLCQQFSVQDLKGFGCETLTLAIGAAGCLLSYAKETQRTALPHLRSLRHERLDDTVVLDGASRRNLELDTNLAGGRDNTLQSVVDRCQTAMGSRLLTRWLNRPLRDLTVLQARQTSITCLLDGYRFEKLQPQLKEIGDIERILARIGLRNARPRDLARLRDALSALPQLQVAMTELDTPHLQQLAVTAGTYPDLAALLEKAIIDNPPAIIRDGGVLKTGYDSELDELQSLSENAGQFLIDLEAREKARTGLANLKVGYNRVHGYFIELPSKQAESAPIDYQRRQTLKGAERFITPELKEFEDKALSAKSRALAREKMLYEALLEDLISRLAPLQDTAAALAELDVLSNLAERALNLDLNCPRFVSEPCMRIEQGRHPVVEQVLTTPFVANDLSLDDDTRMLVITGPNMGGKSTYMRQTALIVLLAHIGSFVPAASCELSLVDRIFTRIGSSDDLAGGRSTFMVEMSETANILHNATERSLVLMDEVGRGTSTFDGLSLAWAAAERLAHLRAYTLFATHYFELTVLPESEPLVANVHLNATEHNERIVFLHHVLPGPASQSYGLAVAQLAGVPSEVITRAREHLSRLEETALPHEIPVASPAKASTKPSAPHQSDMFASLPHPVLDELAKLDLDDVTPRKALEMLYALKTRI from the coding sequence ATGAGTAAAAACACCTCCGATCTGTCCTCCCACACGCCAATGATGCAGCAGTACTGGCGTCTGAAAAACCAGCACCCTGATCAGTTGATGTTCTATCGCATGGGCGACTTCTACGAGATCTTCTATGAAGACGCGAAGAAGGCCGCCAAGCTGCTGGACATCACCTTGACCGCGCGCGGGCAGTCGGCGGGGCAGTCGATTCCGATGTGTGGGATTCCTTACCATTCGTTGGAGGGCTACCTGGTCAAGCTGGTGAAGCTGGGCGAGTCGGTGGTGATCTGTGAGCAGATCGGCGACCCGGCCACCAGCAAAGGGCCCGTTGAACGTCAGGTGGTGCGCATTATTACGCCGGGCACGGTGAGTGATGAGGCGTTGCTGGACGAGCGTCGCGACAATTTGATTGCCGCCGTTTTGGGTGATGAGCGTTTGTTCGGCCTGTCGGTCCTGGATATCACCAGCGGTAATTTCAGCGTGCTGGAGATCAAGGGCTGGGAGAACCTGCTGGCGGAACTTGAGCGTATCAATCCGGTGGAGTTGTTGATTCCGGATGATTGGCCAAAGGATTTGCCGGCGGAGAAGCGTCGCGGGACCAAGCGCCGCGCGCCGTGGGATTTCGAGCGTGATTCGGCGCTGAAAAGTCTGTGCCAGCAATTCTCGGTGCAGGACCTTAAAGGCTTTGGTTGCGAAACACTGACCCTGGCCATCGGCGCCGCCGGTTGCCTGCTCAGCTATGCCAAGGAAACCCAGCGCACCGCCCTGCCGCATTTACGCAGCCTGCGCCATGAACGCCTGGATGACACCGTGGTACTCGATGGCGCCAGCCGTCGCAACCTGGAACTGGACACCAACCTGGCCGGTGGTCGCGACAACACGCTGCAATCAGTGGTCGACCGTTGCCAGACCGCCATGGGCAGCCGTTTGCTGACCCGCTGGCTGAACCGTCCGTTGCGCGACCTGACCGTGCTGCAAGCGCGTCAGACGTCTATTACCTGCCTGCTGGATGGCTATCGCTTCGAAAAGCTGCAGCCACAGCTGAAGGAAATCGGCGATATCGAGCGCATCCTGGCGCGGATCGGCCTGCGCAATGCGCGACCCCGTGACCTGGCGCGCCTGCGCGATGCCTTGAGCGCGCTGCCACAGCTGCAAGTGGCGATGACCGAACTGGACACGCCGCACCTGCAACAACTTGCCGTGACGGCCGGCACCTACCCGGACCTGGCAGCGCTGCTGGAAAAGGCCATCATCGATAACCCGCCAGCGATCATCCGTGACGGCGGCGTGCTGAAAACCGGTTACGACAGCGAACTGGATGAGCTGCAGTCGCTGAGCGAAAACGCCGGGCAGTTCCTGATTGACCTCGAAGCCCGCGAAAAAGCCCGCACCGGCCTGGCCAACTTGAAGGTCGGCTACAACCGCGTGCACGGCTACTTTATTGAGTTGCCGAGCAAGCAGGCCGAGTCGGCGCCGATCGACTATCAACGTCGCCAAACCCTTAAAGGTGCCGAGCGCTTTATCACGCCGGAACTCAAAGAGTTCGAAGACAAGGCGCTATCGGCCAAGAGCCGTGCCCTGGCACGGGAAAAGATGCTCTATGAGGCGTTGCTCGAAGATCTGATCAGCCGCCTGGCGCCATTGCAGGACACCGCCGCCGCCCTGGCGGAACTGGACGTGTTGAGCAACCTGGCCGAGCGGGCGCTGAACCTTGATTTGAACTGCCCGCGGTTTGTCAGCGAGCCGTGCATGCGTATCGAGCAGGGCCGCCACCCGGTGGTGGAGCAGGTGTTGACCACGCCGTTCGTCGCCAACGACCTGTCGCTGGACGACGATACCCGCATGCTGGTGATTACCGGTCCGAACATGGGCGGTAAATCCACTTACATGCGTCAGACCGCATTGATTGTGTTGCTGGCGCATATCGGCAGCTTTGTGCCGGCAGCCAGTTGCGAATTGTCGCTGGTGGACCGCATTTTCACGCGGATCGGCTCCAGCGATGACCTGGCCGGTGGCCGTTCGACCTTTATGGTGGAAATGAGCGAAACCGCCAACATCTTGCACAACGCCACTGAGCGCAGCCTGGTGCTGATGGACGAAGTCGGTCGCGGCACCAGCACCTTCGACGGCCTGTCGCTGGCATGGGCAGCAGCCGAGCGGCTGGCGCATCTGCGCGCCTACACGCTGTTTGCCACCCACTATTTTGAGCTGACGGTGCTGCCGGAAAGCGAGCCGTTGGTGGCCAACGTGCACCTCAATGCGACCGAGCACAACGAGCGTATCGTGTTCCTGCACCATGTGCTGCCAGGGCCGGCGAGCCAGAGTTACGGCTTGGCTGTGGCGCAGTTGGCCGGTGTGCCGAGCGAGGTGATTACCCGTGCCCGCGAGCACCTGAGCCGCCTGGAAGAAACCGCGCTGCCCCACGAGATTCCCGTGGCCAGCCCGGCCAAAGCCAGCACCAAACCCAGCGCGCCGCATCAAAGCGATATGTTCGCCAGCCTGCCCCATCCGGTGCTGGATGAGTTGGCCAAGCTTGACCTGGACGACGTGACGCCGCGCAAAGCGCTCGAAATGTTATATGCACTGAAGACTCGGATATAA
- a CDS encoding DUF3077 domain-containing protein, whose product MTATDPSALTTLGVTPFSFHSDQPLFRVNSGVSLHEALHHASDLLHVAKQLAEDAAMTKETDRYAWASHYLQEMVKAVVDDVVKVLDSPGNLQ is encoded by the coding sequence ATGACCGCTACAGATCCATCCGCATTAACCACCCTCGGCGTCACGCCCTTCTCCTTCCACTCCGACCAACCGCTATTTCGCGTCAACAGCGGCGTCTCCCTGCACGAAGCTTTACACCACGCCTCGGACCTCCTCCACGTCGCCAAGCAACTCGCCGAAGATGCGGCCATGACCAAAGAGACGGACCGTTACGCCTGGGCGTCGCATTACTTGCAGGAGATGGTCAAGGCCGTGGTTGATGATGTGGTGAAGGTGTTGGATTCGCCCGGTAACCTTCAGTAA